In Bacteroidota bacterium, one genomic interval encodes:
- a CDS encoding transposase has translation WIIERTFSWFENQRRLSKDFEYLLETSEAMIHFAAIKILLNKF, from the coding sequence TGGATTATTGAAAGAACTTTTTCTTGGTTTGAAAACCAACGAAGATTGAGTAAAGATTTTGAATATTTGCTTGAAACAAGTGAGGCAATGATTCATTTTGCAGCTATAAAAATATTATTGAATAAATTTTAA